One part of the Thiothrix nivea DSM 5205 genome encodes these proteins:
- a CDS encoding DUF2281 domain-containing protein: MNVLQQQILEDLETLPEALQAEILDFVQFLKAKMARNAQQSPVPNGDAIARLCEQIAARNTMPSIPDPSAWQREIRKDRPLPGRDD, encoded by the coding sequence ATGAACGTACTGCAACAACAAATTCTTGAAGATTTGGAGACACTGCCGGAGGCGCTTCAGGCAGAGATACTGGATTTTGTGCAGTTCCTGAAAGCAAAGATGGCTCGTAATGCCCAGCAATCCCCTGTACCCAACGGTGATGCTATCGCACGCTTGTGTGAACAGATAGCAGCCCGGAATACCATGCCCAGTATTCCAGATCCATCCGCATGGCAGCGGGAAATCCGCAAAGATCGACCTTTGCCTGGAAGGGATGACTGA
- the tnpC gene encoding IS66 family transposase, whose translation MPALAHPLPTTLDEAHQLIVRQQERIAGLEKQAARVVVLEQQVETLQKQLEELVAKLGSSSRNSSKPPSSDSPEQRAARPKRKGSGRPHGGQPGHPRHERALYPPEQVTRTEQYFPESTCACGGAVAVDWENPYRHQVTDIAPPPPPEVTEHQFYHGVCQSCGNQHHSQWPDWVPSGQMGAGVIAWIVVLAGQFRLSMRQTQLLLWEVWQVRFSTGAISKAQGKSIPWMGPLYRQVGEHVRGQAVCHADETRHYRGTNTYWLWALADNTVTYFMTHYSRGKAAADALLGSFTGYLVTDHFSGYGNVPPERRQLCWAHLIRHFRKMAGRCGGGGMVGKRLLLIACATVRTHHRWQQHPEGAARYRRRILRLRRSFQATLSLGEALDNCKRTRNQCKHLRKDEAMCWTFLKDTRIPLTNNRAERVIRPYVQWRKTSFASQSAQGDRFRPTVLTVLGTARQLGMDMATLMRYVCSQGLAHKPVAVRFPLGQVCTRKPLQMA comes from the coding sequence TTGCCAGCCCTAGCCCACCCACTGCCGACCACCCTTGATGAAGCACATCAGCTGATCGTGCGCCAACAGGAACGGATAGCCGGGTTGGAGAAGCAAGCGGCACGGGTAGTGGTGTTGGAACAGCAAGTCGAAACGCTGCAAAAACAGCTCGAAGAACTGGTGGCCAAACTGGGCAGCAGTTCCCGCAACAGCTCCAAACCGCCGTCCTCAGACAGCCCGGAACAACGGGCAGCCCGTCCAAAACGCAAGGGGAGTGGCCGCCCGCATGGCGGGCAACCCGGCCATCCACGCCACGAACGGGCGTTATATCCCCCCGAACAAGTGACCCGCACTGAACAGTATTTCCCGGAAAGCACCTGCGCCTGTGGTGGGGCAGTGGCGGTTGACTGGGAAAACCCTTACCGCCATCAGGTCACGGACATCGCCCCTCCGCCGCCACCCGAGGTGACGGAGCACCAGTTTTACCACGGTGTCTGCCAATCCTGCGGCAACCAACACCACAGCCAGTGGCCGGACTGGGTCCCCAGCGGGCAAATGGGTGCGGGTGTGATTGCCTGGATTGTGGTGCTGGCCGGACAGTTTCGCCTGTCGATGCGCCAAACCCAGCTCCTGTTGTGGGAAGTCTGGCAGGTGCGCTTCAGCACCGGGGCGATCAGCAAAGCGCAAGGCAAATCCATCCCGTGGATGGGGCCGCTGTACCGTCAGGTCGGTGAGCATGTGCGTGGGCAGGCGGTCTGCCATGCCGATGAAACCCGCCATTACCGTGGCACGAACACCTACTGGTTATGGGCATTGGCGGACAACACCGTCACGTACTTCATGACCCATTACTCACGCGGCAAGGCTGCCGCCGATGCCTTGTTGGGCAGTTTTACCGGTTATCTGGTGACAGACCACTTCAGCGGTTACGGCAATGTCCCGCCCGAACGGCGGCAACTGTGCTGGGCACACCTGATCCGGCACTTCCGCAAGATGGCCGGGCGTTGTGGCGGAGGGGGAATGGTTGGCAAACGCCTGCTGCTGATTGCCTGCGCCACCGTCCGCACCCATCACCGCTGGCAACAGCACCCCGAAGGGGCGGCACGCTACCGGCGGCGGATACTGCGCCTGCGCCGCAGCTTCCAGGCCACCCTCAGCCTGGGCGAAGCATTGGATAACTGCAAACGCACCCGCAACCAATGCAAACATCTCCGTAAAGATGAGGCCATGTGCTGGACTTTCCTCAAGGATACACGCATTCCCCTCACCAATAACCGCGCTGAACGGGTGATCCGCCCCTACGTGCAATGGCGTAAGACCAGTTTTGCCAGCCAGTCGGCACAAGGGGACAGGTTCCGGCCAACCGTGCTGACCGTGTTGGGGACTGCCCGGCAATTGGGGATGGATATGGCAACCCTGATGCGCTATGTGTGCTCCCAAGGCTTGGCTCATAAGCCGGTCGCCGTGCGCTTCCCCTTGGGGCAGGTCTGTACCCGCAAACCGCTACAAATGGCGTGA
- a CDS encoding type II toxin-antitoxin system VapC family toxin produces the protein MFLLDSNIFIYAINPNYAELHTWFAGKKLAGSEVSLVETLGYHRLNDVEKQGLEGLFALTEILPVSRSIIDQAVALRQQRKMSLGDALIAATAVIHGLPLVTRNTGDFDWIEGLVLHNPLKQ, from the coding sequence ATGTTCCTGCTGGACAGCAATATTTTTATTTACGCGATTAACCCGAATTACGCTGAGTTGCACACATGGTTTGCGGGGAAAAAGCTTGCCGGGTCTGAAGTCAGTCTGGTTGAGACTTTGGGTTATCATCGCTTAAACGATGTTGAAAAGCAGGGTCTGGAAGGCCTCTTTGCCTTGACCGAGATTTTGCCTGTTTCACGCTCCATCATTGATCAAGCAGTCGCCTTAAGACAACAGCGCAAAATGTCCTTGGGCGATGCATTGATTGCCGCTACTGCGGTTATTCACGGATTGCCTTTGGTCACAAGAAATACGGGTGATTTTGACTGGATTGAGGGGTTGGTACTGCACAATCCACTAAAACAATAA
- a CDS encoding restriction endonuclease subunit S — protein MNAYLDIWASAIETRSTAGRGSSNKLNLYGIKKLRELILELAVRGQLVPQDPTDEPASVLLEKIATEKARLIKAGKLKKQAALPPIADDEKPFELPEGWEWVTLSQLGVFSGGKTPSKMKSEYWDGNIPWITPKDMKLATIYDSEDHVTLLAIDDGLSVVEPDSLLFVVRSGILRRTFPVAITKVESTVNQDLKVLNLFDKSIVSYLLLMMQGFEQYILQNLSKTGTTVESIKFDEFSTHYFILPPEAEQHRIVAKVNELMFLCDALEQAQESSINDHQRLVENLLAELTKTPSPQPLSRQAGEGLRKEEADTSCSPSPAQRERGLGGEGLPWQRIAAHFDTLFTTEHSIDQLKQTILQLAVMGKLVPQDPTDEPASVLLAKIAAEKARLVKAGKLKKEKPLPPIAEDEKPFELPPGWEWCRFGSLFISFSNGLYKPAKFYTDQGVPSLRMYNIQNGKIDFHDIRRVELSNDEVAQFKLEEGDLLINRVNSKELVGKTAIIPNYCEPLVFESMNMRAKPVTGLSCSSYLNLLMQSSVARETISVFAKEAIGQASINQSQVSSLQIPVPPLAEQQRIVAKVDELMTLCDQLKARIGDAQTTQLHLADALAEITV, from the coding sequence GTGAACGCTTACCTCGACATCTGGGCATCCGCCATTGAAACCCGCTCCACTGCCGGACGCGGCAGCAGCAACAAGCTCAACCTCTACGGCATCAAAAAACTGCGCGAACTGATCCTCGAACTCGCCGTGCGCGGGCAGCTTGTGCCGCAAGACCCGACGGACGAACCCGCCAGCGTGCTGCTGGAAAAAATCGCCACCGAAAAAGCCCGCCTGATCAAGGCTGGCAAGCTCAAGAAGCAGGCGGCATTGCCACCGATTGCCGATGACGAAAAGCCGTTTGAATTGCCGGAGGGGTGGGAGTGGGTCACGTTATCTCAGCTTGGTGTTTTTTCAGGAGGAAAGACACCGAGCAAAATGAAGTCAGAATATTGGGATGGCAACATACCGTGGATTACTCCAAAGGACATGAAGCTTGCTACGATTTATGATTCAGAAGATCACGTAACACTTTTGGCAATAGATGATGGCCTGTCTGTGGTTGAGCCTGATTCACTGCTTTTTGTTGTAAGAAGTGGAATATTACGGCGAACCTTTCCTGTAGCCATTACAAAAGTAGAATCGACTGTTAATCAAGATTTGAAGGTTTTGAATCTGTTTGATAAATCTATTGTTAGCTATCTGTTGCTGATGATGCAGGGATTTGAGCAATATATTCTGCAAAATCTCAGCAAGACAGGTACAACCGTAGAAAGCATCAAATTCGATGAGTTTTCAACACATTATTTTATTTTGCCACCTGAAGCTGAACAACACCGCATTGTCGCCAAAGTCAATGAACTGATGTTCCTCTGCGATGCGCTCGAACAGGCGCAGGAATCCAGCATCAACGATCACCAGCGGCTGGTTGAAAATCTGCTGGCTGAGTTGACGAAGACACCCTCACCCCAACCCCTCTCCCGCCAAGCGGGCGAGGGGCTAAGAAAAGAAGAGGCGGACACCTCTTGCTCCCCCTCGCCCGCTCAGCGGGAGAGGGGGCTGGGGGGTGAGGGTCTTCCGTGGCAACGCATCGCCGCCCATTTCGATACCCTCTTCACCACAGAACACAGCATTGACCAGCTCAAGCAAACCATCCTGCAACTGGCCGTCATGGGCAAGCTGGTTCCGCAAGACCCGACGGACGAACCCGCCAGCGTGCTGCTGGCAAAAATCGCCGCCGAAAAAGCGCGACTGGTGAAAGCAGGCAAGCTCAAGAAGGAAAAACCGCTGCCGCCGATTGCAGAGGATGAAAAGCCGTTTGAATTGCCGCCGGGGTGGGAGTGGTGTCGATTTGGCTCTCTTTTTATTTCGTTCTCGAATGGATTGTATAAACCGGCGAAGTTTTATACTGACCAAGGTGTTCCATCTCTTCGAATGTATAACATACAAAATGGAAAAATAGATTTTCATGATATTCGTCGTGTTGAATTGTCAAATGATGAAGTAGCTCAATTCAAGTTAGAGGAAGGAGATTTGCTCATTAATCGGGTAAATAGTAAGGAACTTGTGGGTAAGACAGCCATTATTCCCAACTATTGTGAGCCGTTGGTTTTCGAGAGTATGAATATGAGAGCCAAGCCCGTAACAGGGTTATCCTGTTCAAGCTATCTCAATCTGCTTATGCAGTCTTCGGTGGCAAGAGAAACAATATCTGTCTTTGCTAAAGAGGCGATTGGGCAGGCATCAATAAACCAAAGCCAAGTTTCCTCTCTGCAAATTCCTGTTCCTCCCTTGGCCGAGCAGCAGCGGATTGTGGCGAAGGTCGATGAGCTGATGACGTTATGCGACCAGCTCAAGGCACGGATCGGTGATGCGCAGACAACGCAGTTGCATCTGGCGGATGCGCTGGCTGAGATAACAGTGTAG
- a CDS encoding endonuclease NucS domain-containing protein → MPIEVGIWKIQGQPQKLSFSALESEKKLEDVLESNLAILSPDWLYLGRQIPTAHGKYIDILAMDGDGNLCVIELKRHKTPREAVAQLLDYASWVQGLSYDQVTGIYADNHPSKEFEQGFVEFFNSPGPPEQVNRRHQLVLVAAELDSASERIINYLSDNYGVPINALFFRYFRDGENEYLTRTWLLDPQNAEVQSEKVASPSKQDGVWNGLDYYVAYGDNGDGNLVWEDARQHGFVTANGGRWYTRTLEQLKSGDRVFACIPGRGYVGVGEVLDTVKPITEFMLEINGAPTPVCEAGLRGHYMCKQADDPETRAGFVRVKWYKTVPQEQAFWQKGMYANQNTVTKLRNRFTLEQLERFFQLQQD, encoded by the coding sequence ATGCCCATTGAAGTCGGTATCTGGAAAATTCAGGGACAACCGCAAAAGCTGAGCTTTTCCGCGCTGGAGTCCGAGAAAAAGCTGGAAGACGTGCTGGAAAGCAACCTTGCCATTCTCTCGCCTGACTGGCTGTATCTGGGACGGCAGATACCAACGGCACACGGCAAATACATCGACATCCTGGCGATGGATGGGGATGGCAACCTGTGCGTGATTGAGCTGAAACGCCACAAAACACCCCGCGAGGCTGTGGCGCAGTTGCTGGATTATGCTTCATGGGTGCAAGGGCTAAGTTACGATCAGGTCACTGGCATTTATGCAGACAACCACCCCAGCAAGGAATTTGAGCAGGGTTTTGTCGAGTTCTTCAATAGCCCAGGCCCGCCTGAACAGGTCAACCGGCGGCATCAGCTGGTTCTGGTGGCTGCCGAGCTGGATAGCGCCAGTGAACGGATTATCAACTACCTGTCAGACAACTACGGCGTACCCATCAACGCGCTATTTTTCCGCTATTTCCGGGATGGTGAGAATGAATACCTGACACGCACCTGGCTGCTTGATCCGCAAAATGCAGAGGTGCAAAGCGAGAAGGTTGCCTCTCCCTCAAAACAGGATGGCGTCTGGAATGGGCTGGATTATTACGTTGCTTATGGCGATAACGGCGATGGTAATCTGGTGTGGGAAGATGCGCGTCAGCATGGTTTTGTGACGGCCAACGGCGGGCGCTGGTATACCCGCACGCTGGAGCAGCTCAAATCGGGCGACAGGGTGTTTGCCTGCATACCCGGACGCGGCTACGTGGGGGTAGGCGAAGTGCTGGATACGGTCAAACCCATTACGGAATTTATGTTGGAAATCAACGGTGCTCCTACCCCGGTCTGTGAGGCAGGCTTGCGTGGTCACTACATGTGCAAGCAAGCAGATGATCCGGAAACACGGGCAGGCTTTGTCAGGGTGAAGTGGTACAAGACAGTTCCCCAGGAGCAGGCATTCTGGCAAAAGGGCATGTACGCCAACCAGAATACCGTCACCAAGTTGCGCAACAGGTTTACGCTGGAGCAACTGGAGCGGTTTTTTCAGTTACAGCAGGATTGA
- a CDS encoding VWA domain-containing protein produces MQPEERQKRWRLILGGGEADGIGCSLDGMEQGIDNCLAAVYGDGENVGGRRGGLGASAPNVTRWLGDIRQYFPSSVVRVIQQDAIERLGLRQLLLEPEVLEAVEADIHLVATLISLKNVIPAKTKDTARQVVNKVVEELLRRLHQPMQQAVKGALNRAVRNNRPRLQEIDWNRTIRANIKNYLPEYNTIVPDKLIGYGRKRSALKEVVLCIDQSGSMAPSVVYSSIFAAVMASIPALSTKMVVFDTSIVDLTEELHDDPVDLLFGLQLGGGTDINRALGYCQGLISRPDDTVFILISDLYEGGNANEMLKRTAQLVASGVQMIALLALSDEGAPFYDHDMAAKYATLGVPTFACTPDQFPELMANALMKQDLGQWAAKQGIVVQQGVC; encoded by the coding sequence ATGCAGCCTGAAGAACGACAAAAGCGCTGGCGTTTGATCCTCGGTGGTGGCGAAGCCGATGGCATCGGTTGTTCCCTGGATGGCATGGAACAGGGTATCGACAACTGCCTCGCCGCTGTGTATGGCGATGGTGAAAACGTTGGCGGGCGGCGCGGTGGTTTGGGTGCTTCCGCCCCTAACGTTACCCGCTGGCTGGGCGACATCCGCCAGTATTTCCCGTCCTCCGTGGTGCGTGTGATCCAGCAGGATGCGATTGAACGGCTGGGCCTGCGTCAGTTGCTGCTGGAGCCGGAAGTGCTGGAAGCCGTCGAAGCCGATATTCATCTAGTCGCCACGCTGATTTCCCTGAAAAACGTGATTCCCGCCAAGACCAAGGATACCGCCCGGCAGGTGGTCAACAAGGTGGTGGAAGAATTGCTGCGCCGTCTGCACCAGCCGATGCAACAGGCAGTCAAGGGGGCGCTCAACCGTGCGGTGCGCAACAACCGCCCGCGTTTGCAGGAAATCGACTGGAACCGCACCATCCGCGCCAATATTAAAAATTACCTGCCCGAATACAACACCATCGTGCCGGACAAGCTGATTGGCTATGGGCGCAAGCGTTCCGCGTTGAAAGAGGTGGTGTTATGTATTGACCAGAGTGGCTCAATGGCTCCGTCGGTAGTGTATTCCAGCATTTTTGCAGCGGTGATGGCATCGATTCCGGCGTTGAGCACCAAGATGGTGGTGTTCGATACGTCTATCGTCGATCTGACGGAAGAGCTGCACGACGACCCGGTGGATTTGCTGTTCGGCTTGCAGCTGGGCGGCGGCACCGACATCAATCGTGCGCTCGGCTACTGTCAGGGGCTGATTTCGCGCCCGGATGACACGGTTTTCATCCTGATAAGTGATTTGTACGAAGGCGGCAATGCCAACGAAATGCTGAAACGCACGGCGCAACTGGTCGCTTCCGGTGTACAGATGATTGCATTGCTGGCGTTGAGTGATGAAGGTGCACCGTTCTACGATCACGACATGGCGGCGAAATATGCCACGCTGGGCGTGCCGACGTTTGCCTGTACACCCGACCAGTTCCCGGAACTGATGGCGAATGCGCTGATGAAGCAGGATTTGGGGCAGTGGGCGGCGAAACAGGGGATTGTGGTGCAGCAGGGCGTTTGCTGA
- a CDS encoding DEAD/DEAH box helicase → MDVYHGAWIPAFEAGFDNHGQFVFWIETDKKTRSRTPDRHRATAAELNDFLSAGLSFGKPLIASLRAQPASFYLALPTLEDQPLPSPEMARLTGDYLPDDYAWRVWMINGIAIGRPLLFLRELQFVASFGQPDFRLGSDLLFWMQYAQQLRNLVRQHQFMPVMKCHQPSGKRSKLSVYSGWSPASSLYEQGLQAFAAAMPGVCTTVVGWKPPSMQVDQPECLDSVALLRHFSEQQLEQLVADANATNQVLKQLDGSWLVDALGYNAAGFHKSPLSDSGLTLEDWKQWSSWQREIVGQAQDSGFVLGLRLQPANERRDTDWQLHFFVESSQDPSLKMDLSEWWASSSVKQKQQQKYFGQQFERHLLVSLGHAARMCPLLWQGMESPEPTGVTLDLPTAYEFLKNDAPVLESAGFRIVLPGWWTPQGRKRARIRVKASGKSAPAQEKDSGTGYFSMPSLVQYRYELSVGGEPVSEREWQELVNAKTPLVQFRGEWMELDSQQMNQLLELWRQQEQGGETVSVTELLRQVAEADENATEFVFDEVLSDMLARLQQRETLEPMDNPQGLQGQLRTYQKQGLAWLAAQESLGLNPCLADDMGLGKTIQVIALLLHERERLTPEQQAALPPTLLIAPTSVLGNWQKEIEKFAPSLGCMVHHGGNRAKEAKTFRAAIASSAIVITSFTIARQDNPLLKQQPWRRVVVDEAQNIKNPKSAQAKAICALKAPYRIAMTGTPIENRLMDMWSLFHFLNPGYLGTATQFKRAYETPVQRDGDVRLSRQLQRLVQPFILRRLKTDKSIISDLPAKLEQKVYCNLTKEQASLYQAVVDDVQKQLEDAEGIQRKGLILSTLMKLKQICNHPAQFLQDGSAFTEARSHKLARVNEMIGEALEESDSLLLFTQFTEVGEQLEALLRAQHHCPVYYLHGGTSRKHREQMIEAFQNPDTPAGIFILSLKAGGVGITLTQANHVFHFDRWWNPAVENQATDRAYRIGQEKTVFAHKMVTLGTLEERIDKMLEDKQALADSIVGADESWLTEMDNAAFQQLIQLNRSTILEA, encoded by the coding sequence ATGGATGTTTATCATGGCGCATGGATTCCAGCCTTTGAGGCTGGCTTTGACAACCATGGGCAGTTTGTCTTCTGGATTGAGACCGACAAAAAGACGCGCAGCCGCACCCCCGACCGGCATCGCGCAACAGCGGCGGAACTCAATGATTTCCTGTCCGCCGGTTTGTCTTTCGGCAAGCCGCTGATCGCCAGCCTGCGCGCCCAGCCCGCCTCGTTCTACCTTGCTTTGCCCACGCTGGAGGATCAGCCCTTGCCCAGCCCGGAAATGGCGCGCCTTACCGGCGATTACCTGCCGGATGACTATGCGTGGCGGGTCTGGATGATCAACGGCATAGCCATCGGGCGACCTTTGTTGTTCTTGCGGGAATTACAGTTTGTGGCCAGTTTTGGCCAGCCGGATTTCCGTCTGGGCAGTGACCTGTTGTTCTGGATGCAATACGCCCAGCAACTGCGCAATCTGGTGCGTCAGCATCAGTTCATGCCGGTGATGAAATGCCATCAACCCAGCGGCAAGCGTTCCAAGCTGAGCGTTTATAGCGGCTGGTCGCCCGCTTCCAGCCTGTATGAGCAGGGTTTGCAGGCGTTTGCCGCCGCCATGCCGGGTGTTTGCACCACGGTGGTGGGGTGGAAACCGCCCTCCATGCAGGTTGACCAGCCGGAATGCCTGGATAGTGTGGCGCTGCTCAGGCATTTTTCCGAGCAGCAACTGGAGCAGCTGGTAGCTGATGCCAACGCCACCAATCAGGTGCTCAAGCAACTGGATGGCAGTTGGCTGGTGGATGCCTTGGGCTATAACGCTGCCGGTTTCCACAAAAGCCCATTGAGTGACAGCGGTTTGACGTTGGAAGACTGGAAACAATGGTCAAGTTGGCAACGGGAAATCGTTGGTCAGGCACAAGACAGCGGTTTCGTATTGGGTCTGCGTCTGCAACCGGCCAATGAGCGCCGGGATACCGATTGGCAACTGCATTTCTTTGTCGAGTCCAGCCAGGATCCCTCCCTGAAAATGGATTTGTCCGAATGGTGGGCATCGTCCAGCGTCAAACAAAAACAGCAGCAGAAATATTTTGGCCAGCAGTTTGAGCGGCATTTGCTGGTGAGTCTGGGTCATGCAGCGCGCATGTGCCCCTTGCTGTGGCAGGGCATGGAGTCGCCCGAGCCCACCGGCGTGACGCTGGATTTGCCGACCGCCTATGAATTCCTGAAAAACGATGCGCCGGTGCTGGAATCCGCGGGGTTCCGCATCGTTCTGCCCGGCTGGTGGACGCCGCAAGGCCGCAAGCGGGCGCGCATCCGCGTCAAGGCTTCCGGCAAGTCCGCGCCCGCGCAGGAAAAGGATAGCGGAACCGGCTATTTTTCTATGCCCTCACTGGTGCAATACCGCTATGAATTGTCGGTCGGCGGCGAACCGGTGAGCGAACGGGAATGGCAGGAACTGGTCAATGCCAAGACGCCGCTGGTGCAGTTCCGGGGTGAATGGATGGAGCTGGACAGCCAGCAGATGAACCAGTTGCTGGAACTGTGGCGGCAGCAGGAGCAAGGCGGCGAGACGGTTTCCGTCACCGAACTGCTCAGGCAGGTGGCTGAGGCGGACGAGAATGCCACCGAGTTTGTGTTCGACGAAGTGCTGAGCGACATGCTGGCGCGCCTGCAACAGCGGGAAACCCTTGAGCCTATGGATAATCCGCAGGGCTTGCAGGGGCAGTTGCGCACCTACCAGAAGCAGGGGCTGGCCTGGCTGGCCGCGCAGGAATCCCTGGGGCTGAACCCCTGTCTGGCGGATGACATGGGTCTGGGGAAAACCATCCAGGTGATTGCGCTGCTGCTGCACGAACGTGAGCGGCTGACCCCGGAACAGCAGGCCGCATTGCCACCGACCCTGCTGATCGCGCCAACCTCGGTGCTGGGCAACTGGCAAAAGGAAATCGAAAAGTTTGCCCCGTCACTCGGTTGCATGGTGCATCATGGCGGCAACCGCGCCAAGGAAGCCAAGACGTTCCGCGCGGCGATTGCCTCCAGTGCCATCGTCATCACCTCGTTCACGATCGCCCGTCAGGATAACCCGCTGCTCAAGCAGCAGCCGTGGCGGCGCGTGGTAGTGGATGAGGCGCAGAACATCAAGAACCCCAAATCGGCGCAGGCCAAGGCCATTTGCGCGTTGAAAGCGCCTTACCGCATCGCCATGACCGGTACGCCGATTGAAAACCGCCTGATGGACATGTGGTCGTTGTTCCACTTCCTCAATCCAGGCTATCTGGGCACCGCCACCCAGTTCAAGCGCGCCTATGAAACGCCGGTGCAGCGTGATGGCGATGTGCGCCTTTCCAGACAATTGCAGCGGCTGGTGCAGCCGTTCATCCTGCGCCGCCTGAAAACCGACAAGTCGATCATCAGCGACCTGCCCGCCAAGCTTGAGCAAAAGGTTTACTGCAACCTGACCAAGGAGCAGGCGTCGCTGTATCAGGCGGTGGTGGATGACGTGCAGAAGCAGTTGGAAGACGCCGAAGGCATCCAGCGCAAGGGGCTGATCCTGTCCACGCTGATGAAGCTGAAGCAGATTTGCAACCACCCCGCGCAGTTTTTGCAGGATGGCAGCGCCTTCACCGAAGCGCGTTCGCACAAGCTGGCGCGGGTCAACGAGATGATCGGCGAGGCGCTGGAAGAATCCGACAGCTTGCTGCTGTTTACCCAGTTCACCGAGGTCGGCGAGCAACTCGAAGCCCTGTTGCGTGCGCAACACCACTGCCCGGTCTACTACCTGCACGGTGGCACCAGCCGCAAGCACCGTGAGCAAATGATCGAGGCGTTCCAGAACCCCGACACACCTGCGGGCATTTTCATCCTGTCGCTGAAAGCGGGCGGGGTGGGCATCACCCTGACCCAAGCGAACCATGTGTTCCATTTCGACCGCTGGTGGAACCCGGCGGTGGAAAACCAGGCGACCGACCGCGCTTACCGTATCGGCCAAGAAAAAACCGTGTTCGCCCACAAGATGGTGACGCTGGGTACGCTGGAAGAACGCATCGACAAGATGCTCGAAGACAAGCAGGCGCTGGCCGACAGCATCGTGGGCGCGGACGAAAGCTGGCTGACCGAAATGGACAACGCCGCTTTCCAGCAACTCATCCAACTCAACCGCAGCACGATCCTGGAGGCTTGA
- a CDS encoding SWIM zinc finger family protein: protein MAKLTRTWWGEKFLNVLEISMDSGRLGRGRAYAGPNRLLEFAVRGAVVTATVRGNVNPYFGVYKEPRYQVEVKLKPFSTQEWDKLIEGISHNAACLSQLLMHEMPTTIENVFAAQKLHLLPQKRGDLISQCSCPDYASPCKHVAGVYYKVASLLDRDPFLLFQLRGMDAARLQEKLAESPLGKALLDQWGEGEQAVEYLYHRYPEPEVKPLVATDLKAFWQGQAALPLVEHFSGQAATPAVLLKKGGDYPLFWQRDNSFLEVMEKVYARVVDKNKAAL, encoded by the coding sequence ATGGCAAAACTGACACGCACCTGGTGGGGAGAAAAGTTCCTGAATGTGCTGGAAATCAGCATGGATAGCGGGCGGCTGGGGCGCGGCAGGGCGTATGCCGGGCCGAACCGGCTGCTGGAATTTGCCGTCCGTGGGGCGGTGGTTACGGCCACGGTGCGCGGCAATGTCAACCCCTATTTCGGGGTTTACAAGGAACCGCGTTACCAGGTTGAAGTCAAGCTGAAACCCTTTTCCACGCAGGAGTGGGACAAGCTGATCGAAGGCATCAGCCACAACGCCGCCTGCCTGTCGCAGTTGCTCATGCACGAGATGCCGACCACGATTGAAAACGTGTTCGCGGCGCAGAAGCTGCACTTGCTGCCGCAAAAGCGGGGCGACCTGATTAGCCAGTGTTCCTGCCCGGATTACGCCTCCCCGTGCAAGCATGTCGCGGGCGTTTATTACAAGGTGGCGTCGCTGCTGGATCGCGACCCGTTTCTGCTGTTCCAGTTGCGCGGCATGGATGCTGCCCGGCTCCAGGAAAAGCTGGCGGAATCGCCGCTGGGGAAAGCCTTGCTGGATCAGTGGGGCGAGGGCGAGCAGGCGGTGGAATACCTCTACCATCGTTACCCGGAACCGGAGGTGAAACCGTTGGTCGCCACCGACCTGAAAGCCTTTTGGCAGGGGCAGGCTGCCTTGCCGCTGGTCGAGCATTTTTCCGGGCAGGCTGCGACTCCGGCTGTGCTGCTCAAGAAGGGTGGGGATTATCCGCTGTTCTGGCAGCGGGATAATTCCTTTCTTGAGGTGATGGAGAAGGTTTACGCACGGGTTGTGGATAAGAATAAGGCGGCGTTGTGA